The genomic DNA TGTTCGGCCAGAGATTTTCCATTGTCAGTGAACTGACGCTGGCTTCCGGACGGCGTGCCGACATCATGGCGCTGTCGCCCAGGGGTGATGTCTGGATTGTCGAGATCAAATCATCGGTCGCCGATTTCAAGGCTGACACGAAATGGCCTGACTATAAGGATTATTGCGACCGGATGTTCTTTGCCAGCCATGAAGATGTGCCCTCGGAGCTGTTTCCGCCGGAGCAGGGTCTGATCATGGCCGATGCATTCGGTGCAGATATTCTGCGCGATGCGCCCGAACACCGCCTGTCAGCTGCCCGCCGCAAGGCAGTGATGCTGCGGTTTGCATCGGCAGCGGCCACTCGGTTGCACCATCTTTCAGATCCGGGCCTCAACGGACTTTGACAGGTGCGTCAGCCCGACCGCCGATCAGCGCGGCGCGCGTTTAGACAAAATGCGCTGCAGGGTGCGGCGGTGCATTGACAGGCGTCGCGCCGTCTCCGAGACATTACGATCGCAAGCTTCGAATATGCGTTGAATATGCTCCCACCGCACCCGGTCAGCTGACATCGGGTTTTCTGGTGGGGTTGGCATTTCATCTTCGGTTCGCGTCAGGGCGCCATAGAGCTGCTCCGCATCGGCAGGCTTTTCCAGATAGTCAAATGCCCCCAGTTTGACCGCCGCCACCGCCGTGGCAATGCTGCCATAGCCAGTCAGAATGACGATCCGCGCCTTCGGGTTGCGGTCGCGAAGCCGGGCCACCAGATCAAGTCCGTGGCCATCCGGCAGTCGAATATCAATGATTGCAAAATCCGGTGCATCCCGGTCGACGACCACATTAGCATGAGCCATGGTTTCAACCGGCGTGACGGAAAAACCCTGGCTCTCAAGCGTGCGTGCAATGCGGTTTGAAAAAATGGAATCGTCATCAACCAGCAATAATTCTCTGACTGACTGCTTTGACGACGCCATAATGTCTTTCGAAAAGTCCAATGTACCACCCCGGATAGAATAAATTCGGGTCGCAACGTGCGACATGCTGACCTTGGTTATATGGCGCAAAATGTGGACGGCAAATAATCACCCGCAACTGCGACAATACGGCGCAGATGGGTGTGAATTATTGAGACTATGGCGTTAAATAGCGGGCCGCAGCGGGTCTAGTCGCTCATTTTCAGGGCCGCAATGAATGCGTCCTGCGGAATGTCGACCTTGCCGAACTGGCGCATTTTCTTTTTGCCCGCTTTCTGCTTCTCCAGCAGCTTGCGTTTGCGGGTCACATCGCCGCCATAACATTTGGCGGTGACATCCTTACGCAGGGCGGCAATGGTTTCCCGGGCAATGATTTTTCCGCCAATGGCAGCCTGGATCGGAATTTTGAACATGTGGCGCGGGATCAGCTCTTTCAGCGTCTCGCACATATCGCGGCCGCGCCGTTCCGACTGGCTGCGATGGACCAGCATGGCCAGCGCATCCACCGGTTCCGCATTCACCAGCAATGACAGTTTGACCAGATCGCCGGCCCGGTATTCGTTGATCTGATAATCGAAGCTGGCATAGCCTTTGGAGATCGATTTAAGCCGGTCATAGAAGTCGAAGACAACTTCGTTGAGCGGCAGATCATATTGAACCATCGCCCGGCTGCCGACATAGGACAGATCAATCTGCAGGCCGCGGCGGTCCTGGCACAGTTTCAGGATCGGACCGAGATATTCATCAGGGGTCAGGATGGTTGCCCGAATCCAGGGTTCGCGGATTTCCTCGATTTTCATCACGTCCGGCAGATCAGCGGGATTGTGAAGCTGGGCTTCCGTGCCGTCAATCATGGTCAGTTCATAGACCACGCTTGGCGCGGTTGCGATCAGATCCAGATTGAATTCACGTTCCAGCCGTTCCTGGATGATTTCCAGATGCAGCAGGCCGAGAAAGCCGCAGCGAAAGCCGAATCCAAGCGCCGCAGAAGTTTCCATTTCGAACGAGAAACTTGCATCATTCAGGCGCAATTTTCCCATTGCAGCCCGCAAATCTTCAAATTCGCCCGCATCGACAGGAAACAGCCCGCAGAATACAACCGGCTGGGCCGGCTTGAAACCCGGCAGCGCCTTGCTCGTCGGACGGCGATCCTCGGTAATCGTATCGCCAACCCGTGTGTCGGCGACTTCTTTGATGGATGCCGTCAGAAAGCCGATTTCACCGGGTCCAAGCTCGTCTACGGTCACCAGTTTCGGCGTGAACACGCCCACCCTGTCAACATCATAGGCGGCATTGGTGCCCATCATCCGGATTTTCTGACCCCTTTTAAGTTTGCCATCGACAATCCGCACCAGCACGATGACGCCAAGATAAGCATCATAGTAACTGTCAACCAGCATCGCTTTCAGCGTGGCATCAGGGTCGCCCGCAAGCTTGCCCTTTGCCGGTGAGGGCAGTCGGGCCA from Pararhizobium sp. IMCC3301 includes the following:
- a CDS encoding MmcB family DNA repair protein, giving the protein MLVRGEDSLARQLADGRQSDRALMIQRGVGRMLFGQRFSIVSELTLASGRRADIMALSPRGDVWIVEIKSSVADFKADTKWPDYKDYCDRMFFASHEDVPSELFPPEQGLIMADAFGADILRDAPEHRLSAARRKAVMLRFASAAATRLHHLSDPGLNGL
- a CDS encoding ActR/PrrA/RegA family redox response regulator transcription factor: MASSKQSVRELLLVDDDSIFSNRIARTLESQGFSVTPVETMAHANVVVDRDAPDFAIIDIRLPDGHGLDLVARLRDRNPKARIVILTGYGSIATAVAAVKLGAFDYLEKPADAEQLYGALTRTEDEMPTPPENPMSADRVRWEHIQRIFEACDRNVSETARRLSMHRRTLQRILSKRAPR
- the lepA gene encoding translation elongation factor 4 translates to MTTPIETIRNFSIVAHIDHGKSTLADRLIQLTGGLEIREMKAQVLDSMDIERERGITIKAQTVRLHYKALDGITYILNLIDTPGHVDFGYEVSRSLAACEGSLLVVDASQGVEAQTLANVYQAIDNDHEIVPVLNKVDLPAADVERVKEQIEEVIGLDASNAIEISAKTGFGIDKVLEAIVARLPSPAKGKLAGDPDATLKAMLVDSYYDAYLGVIVLVRIVDGKLKRGQKIRMMGTNAAYDVDRVGVFTPKLVTVDELGPGEIGFLTASIKEVADTRVGDTITEDRRPTSKALPGFKPAQPVVFCGLFPVDAGEFEDLRAAMGKLRLNDASFSFEMETSAALGFGFRCGFLGLLHLEIIQERLEREFNLDLIATAPSVVYELTMIDGTEAQLHNPADLPDVMKIEEIREPWIRATILTPDEYLGPILKLCQDRRGLQIDLSYVGSRAMVQYDLPLNEVVFDFYDRLKSISKGYASFDYQINEYRAGDLVKLSLLVNAEPVDALAMLVHRSQSERRGRDMCETLKELIPRHMFKIPIQAAIGGKIIARETIAALRKDVTAKCYGGDVTRKRKLLEKQKAGKKKMRQFGKVDIPQDAFIAALKMSD